TCCCATCGGGCTATCGTCCCCAAGCAAAAACGGCTGATCAAGCGGTTCGGGAATCCGTCGCGGGGGGCGATAAACGCGGGTCGAAGCGATCGGTCTTCGGGTAGGATGGGCGGAGCGAAGCGATACCCATCAATCGCCATTCATGAATGCCTGATGGGTTTCGCGAAGGGCTCAACCCATCCTACATTTCATCGGTCCCCGACAATATCTTTCGGGGAGCCACCGCTTTAGGGCTCGCGCAGGCTCCTGCAAGGGGTACCCCTCACTCCCACTCAATCGTCCCCGGCGGCTTCGACGTCACGTCGTACACCACCCGGTTGACGCCCTTCACCTCATTGATGATGCGGGTCGCGGTCTCGCCCAAAAATTTCATGTCGAAGGGATAGAAGTCGGCGGTCATGCCGTCGGTGGAGGTCACCGCGCGCAGGCCGACGACGAAATCGTAGGTCCGGCCGTCGCCCATCACGCCGACGGTCTTGACCGGCAGCAGCACCGCGAAGGCCTGCCAGATCTGGTCGTAGAGGCCGGCCTTGCGGATCTGGTCGATATAGACGGCATCGGCATTGCGCAGGATGTCGAGCTTTTCCTTGGTGATGTCGCCGGGGCAGCGGATCGCGAGGCCCGGACCGGGGAACGGATGGCGGCCGACGAAGATCTCGGGCAGGCCGAGTTCGCGCCCCAACACGCGCACCTCGTCCTTGAACAGTTCGCGCAAGGGCTCGACCAGCTTCATCTTCATGCGATCCGGCAGGCCGCCGACATTGTGGTGCGACTTGATGGTGACCGAGGGGCCGCCGGTGAACGACACGCTCTCGATCACATCGGGATAGAGCGTGCCCTGCGCGAGAAAGTCCGCGCCGCCGATCTTCTTCGCTTCGGCGTCGAACACATCGATGAACAGGCGCCCGATGGTCTTGCGCTTCGCTTCGGGGTCGCTGACGCCGTGGAGCTCGCCGAGGAAAAGCTTCGACGCATCAACGTGTACCAGCGGGATGTTGTAGTGGTGGCGGAACAGGTCGACCACCGTCTCTGCCTCGTTGAGCCGCAGCAGGCCGTGATCGACGAACACGCAGGTGAGCTGGTCCCCGATCGCCTCGTGGATCAGCACCGCGGCCACCGCGGAATCGACGCCGCCGGAGAGGCCGCAGATCACCCTGCCCTTGCCGACCTGTGCCCTGATCTTCTCGATCGCCTCCTCGCGGAAGGCGCGCATGGTCCAGTCGCCGGTGAGGCCGGCGACCTTGCGGACGAAATTGCGGAGCAGCTTGGCGCCGTCGGGCGTGTGCACCACTTCGGGGTGGAACATCAGGCCGTAATATTTGCGCTTCTCGTCCTGGATCACCGCGAACGGCGCGTTCGGCGACACGCCGGCGACGACGAAGCCCGGCGGCATTTTGGTGATGCGGTCGCCGTGGCTCATCCAGACCGGATGCTTCTCGCCCATGGCCCAGGTGGAATCAAACAATTGGCTCGCGGCCTTGACCTCGACGTCGGCGCGGCCGAACTCGCGGTGGTGGCCGCCCTGAACCTCGCCGCCGAGTTGGGCGGCCATGGCCATCTGGCCGTAGCAGATGCCGAGCACGGGAACGCCGGAATCGAAGATCGCCTGCGGCGCCCGCGGCGAGCCCTCCTCGTGCACCGATTCCGGGCCGCCGGAGAGGATCACCGCCTTCGGCCTCATTTCCTTGAACGCCGCTTCGGCGTTCTGGAACGGCACGATCTCGGAATAGACGCCCTCCTCGCGCACCCGCCGCGCGATCAGTTGCGTCACCTGACTGCCGAAATCGACGATCAGAATCTTGTCATGCGCCGAGGCCACGGAGGGCGCCGACTCGCGGGCTTCTTGTGCTGCTGTCATGGATAGCAATTACGCGACGGGGGCGGCGCTCGCAACTGTGCAAAACGATGGCCCATATTCTTTAGGAGGCATGGACAGGGTCCATATAGGTCAGTATTGTTGACGTATTCTACCTTTGCATGGGCTCGTTTTCGCGTTTTTGCAGAATCGCAGGGGTCGTGGGGCCGGCAAGTTCGCGCAGGCCTCGGCCAATCATCTGGCGCACTAACAGGTAGCCGTCATTCCGGGGCGCGTCGCAGACGCGAACCCGGAATCTCGAGATTCCGGGTTCGATGCTGCGCATCGCCCCGGAATGACGACGCCACTTCACGCCTTCCTCAGCACCGACACGAAGAACCCGTCCGTGCCGGTCCGGCGCGGCGTCATCAGCCATCCCTCCGGCGACTGCAGCGCGGCTTTTGAAAATTCCTCCGCCTTGTCCCACAGCACCGTCACGGTCTGCTCGGGCGGCACCACCGCAAACTCCGGATGCCGCGCGACAAAGGCGCGGATCTGCTCGTTGTTCTCCTGCGGCAATACCGAGCAGGTGATGTAGGCGATCCGCCCGCCCGGCTTGACCAGCGCGGCGGCGCGGTCGAGCACGGCGACCTGGTCCTTCAGCCGCACCTCGAGCGCGCCGGGGCGCATCCGCCATTTGGCGTCGGGGTTGCGCCGCCAGGTGCCGGTGCCGGTGCAGGGCGCGTCGATCAGCACCAGGTCGGCGGAGGCGTGGATGTCGAGCAGCGTGTCGTTCGGCCCCTTCGGCGTGCGGACGTCGCAATTATGCACCCCTGCCCGCGACAGCCGCTCGTAGATCGGCGCCAGCTGCCGCTTGTCATGGTCGGTCGCGATCAGCCGGCCCTTGCCCTGCATCATCGCCGCCAGCACCAGGGTCTTGCCGCCGGCGCCGGCGCAGAGGTCGATCACCTGCTCGCCGGGTTTCGCCGCCGACAGCAGCGCCGCGAGCTGCGAGCCCTCATCCTGAACCTCGATCGCGCCCTTGATAAAATCCTCCTCGGCATGGATGCCGGGACTGCGCGCGTCGGCGGAAAGCTCGATGCGCAGCCCGATCGGCGACCACGGCGTCGGCTGCACCCCGAGATGGGCCAGCGAGGACAGCAGCTTCTCGCGCTTGGCCTTCAGCGTGTTGACGCGCAAATCGAGCGGCGCCCGGCTCGCCATCGCGGTCGCCTCCGCGACCCGGTCGTCGCCGAACACCTGCGCCAGATGGCCGTCGAGCCATTCCGGGTAGTCGCCGGCGATATGCGCCGGCGCGTCTTGCAGGGATCGCGAGGTCAGCGCCGCGCGCTCGCCCTCGGTCAGGGGCTCCGGCGCAAACCGGCCACCGTCGCAAAGGGCTGCGATGGCATCGGCGTCCATGCCGCGCTCCAGCCTGAGCATGCCGAGCACCCGCGCCCGCGGCGTGTCGGCGTCCATGATCCAGGCGCTGGAAGCGCGCCGGCGCAGCGCGTCCCAGACCAGGCCGGAGATCGCGGCGCGATCGCCGGAACCGGCATAGCGATGTGCTGTGCCCCACTCCTTCAGCGCCTTCGCCGCCGGAACGCGCTGCGCGTCGATGGTGCCGATCAGTTCGATGGCGGCGGAGAGGCGCGCTGCGGGGGTCATTCAAAACTTTCGGTTCGAGAAGGGGTTAGATCAACAACAGAATCTTCAGCGCGAAGTAGAGCCATGTCGCGACAGCACCGGCACGCCGGCCTCCCTCGGGGGGTGAAGCGCGAGCCCCCGCTATAGCGACCGCGCCCCCGCCTGACAATGAATCGCCGTCCGCCTGTTGAACCACATTCCCCGCTCCGGTGACCAACTGCGGATAGTTCCAGTGATTTCAGCGCCGAATTGGCCCCAAACTCTATCCTGCGGATACTGCGATGAACCGGACCTCTCCCGTCCTGAAAGGCGTTGCCGAGGCAGCCGAAGTGCCCGGCGACTCCGTGGCCTCGCTGCTCAAGATGGCCGACGACAGCCCGGACGGGGCGCTCGGCATGCTGATGTCGGGGCTGTCGGGCGTCGCGGCTGCGCTCGCCGTGGCAATCGTCCTCACCGTCTATTTCCGCAGCGGCTACCGGAGCGGCCACGATATCCTCCGCCACAGCCTCGCCGCCACCGTGGTGCTCGCGCTGCTCGCCTTCGTCGCCTACGACATGCGGCATGCAGCGCTGGCCTATCTCGGCATCAACCCGGCCAAACCTGCGGTCGAGTTCGAAATCCGCCTGCCCAGCGCCGCGCTCACCGCCGTCGGCGACAGCCAGGTCGAGCTGGTCACCAACCGGAACCAGAAGCTTGCCGACATCCAGGGTGCGCCGGCATCCGACAGCCACGGCCGCATCGTGCTGCGGGGCTCGGTGACGCTGGATTACCGGACCACCGACCGCGTCGTGGTCCTCAACCTGCCGGGTCAGCCGCAGCGCGAGTTCAGGCTGCGGCTGGCGGCAAGCCCGAGCCACTCCGATCAGTTCGGGCCATGGCATCTGGCCGATCGCGTCGCCTCGCCGGCCGGCGAGCCGGCGCGCGAACCGAATGACGCCTTCGCGATCCGCTACCGGGTGTTCTGAGCATCAAGCCGGGGTTTCATCATTCCGTCGCCGATCGATATATAGTCAGCGCCGGAAGGAATACTGCATGCCCGAATTTCGCCTGACCCAGATTTCCGACACCCACCTCGCACGCCGCCACCAGAAACTCACCGACAGTTTTCACCGGGTCAGCGAATACATCGACGCGACGCGGCCCGATCTCGTCGTCAACAGCGGCGACCTCGCCTGGGATGCCCCGACTAACCCGGACGATTTCGCATTTGCCCGCGAGCTGCACGCAGCGCTGCCCGTCGCCTGCCGTTACCTGCCCGGCAATCATGACGTCGGCGATAATCCGACCGAGTTCGGGCCGGCACCGGCTCAGCCGGCGACCGAACGGGATCGGCAGGCTTTTCTCTCCTGCTTCGGCGAAGACCGCTGGCGTTTCGAGGCCGCCGGCTGGTGCTTCATCGGCCTCAATTCGCTGATCATGAACACCGGCCTTGCCAGCGAGGCCGAACAGCTCGACTGGCTGGCGTCGCAGCTCGCGGGCGCCAACGGCAAACCGGTGGCGCTGTTCCTGCACAAGCCGCTGTATCTGAATTCACCGGATGATCCCGAGCTGGCGGCAACCGCGATACGCTACGTGCCGCCGTCGGCGCGGAACCGGCTGGTCGAGATGCTCGGCGCGGTCGACCTGCGGCTGGTCGCCAGCGGCCATGTCCACCAGCGCCGGGATTTCACATGCGGCCATGTCCGGCACGTCTGGGCGCCGTCCACGGGCTTCGTCATCCCGGACCGCAAGCAGGAAGTGATCGGCACCAAGGAGGTCGGACTGGTGGAGTATCGCTTCCGGCCCGACGGCTTCGAGGTCCGGCATATCAGGGCGCAGGGCCAGGTCGACGTCGATCTGGATTCGCTGCTCGGCGCCACCGCCAAGAGTTAGCTAGCTGCCCATCCGATGCATTGCCACGCGGCTACCGCGTCCCGGCCGTTTTGATGCGGAGCAGATCGCAATCGGGCTCGGCATATCTGGTGCGGCGGAGCCCTTCCCGGTCCACGACCACGGTCGGCCGGCAACGCGCCTGCCAGGCGGCGTGGGCCTCTGCGTCCGCCTTCTGCTGCTCCGGCGTCCGCGGCGGCGGCGCCGGGATGGTGCCGCCGGCATTGACGTGAAAATCGGTAAATTCGCTGGGGCTGCGCGGAGCTCCGGCGGCGCCGGCGGCCGCCCGGTTCGATGCGGCGGCAGCTGCGTTGTTTGACGCAGCCGCATCCCCGTCGCTTGACGCTGCCGCGTCTCCATCCGCGCGCTCGTTATCCGCAGAGGCTTGCTGCGCGGATGCCGCCGAGATGCCGGCGGCGGCGATCAGCAATAGGACTGGAATGATGCGCATTGTCAGAAGCCCGCAAAAAAACTCGCAACGCTTCTCGTTGCTAGTCGGCAAAGCTTGCGGGCGCGTAAAGCGGGCTGGTTAGCGTACCGTCAACAGGATGCGTCGCATTGTAATGACAGCCGATATCCCTGCGGCGTCCGCTCCGGGGTCGAGAGCGGACGCCCGCGTTCGGCGGCTTACGCCTTGTCAGGCCCGACCCGCACCAGCTGCTTGCCGAAATTGGCGCCCTTCAGAAGCCCCATGAATGCGGCGGGCGCGCTGTCCAACCCTTCGGTGACGAATTCCCTGTGCTTGACCTTGCCCTCGCGCACCCACTGCGACATGTCGCGCAGGAAGTCGCCATGGCGCGCGGCGAAATCGCTGACGATGAAGCCCCGGATGGTCAGCCGCTTGGTCAGCACCGCGCGCATCAACTTGCCGGCCCATTTCGGCGATGTCTCGCCGAAATTATTGTATTCCGCGATCAGGCCGCAGACCGGAATGCGCGCGAAGGCGTTGAGCAGCGGAAACACCGCCTCGAACACCGCACCGCCGACATTCTCGAAATAGACGTCGATGCCCTT
The genomic region above belongs to Bradyrhizobium sediminis and contains:
- the guaA gene encoding glutamine-hydrolyzing GMP synthase, with the translated sequence MTAAQEARESAPSVASAHDKILIVDFGSQVTQLIARRVREEGVYSEIVPFQNAEAAFKEMRPKAVILSGGPESVHEEGSPRAPQAIFDSGVPVLGICYGQMAMAAQLGGEVQGGHHREFGRADVEVKAASQLFDSTWAMGEKHPVWMSHGDRITKMPPGFVVAGVSPNAPFAVIQDEKRKYYGLMFHPEVVHTPDGAKLLRNFVRKVAGLTGDWTMRAFREEAIEKIRAQVGKGRVICGLSGGVDSAVAAVLIHEAIGDQLTCVFVDHGLLRLNEAETVVDLFRHHYNIPLVHVDASKLFLGELHGVSDPEAKRKTIGRLFIDVFDAEAKKIGGADFLAQGTLYPDVIESVSFTGGPSVTIKSHHNVGGLPDRMKMKLVEPLRELFKDEVRVLGRELGLPEIFVGRHPFPGPGLAIRCPGDITKEKLDILRNADAVYIDQIRKAGLYDQIWQAFAVLLPVKTVGVMGDGRTYDFVVGLRAVTSTDGMTADFYPFDMKFLGETATRIINEVKGVNRVVYDVTSKPPGTIEWE
- a CDS encoding RsmB/NOP family class I SAM-dependent RNA methyltransferase codes for the protein MTPAARLSAAIELIGTIDAQRVPAAKALKEWGTAHRYAGSGDRAAISGLVWDALRRRASSAWIMDADTPRARVLGMLRLERGMDADAIAALCDGGRFAPEPLTEGERAALTSRSLQDAPAHIAGDYPEWLDGHLAQVFGDDRVAEATAMASRAPLDLRVNTLKAKREKLLSSLAHLGVQPTPWSPIGLRIELSADARSPGIHAEEDFIKGAIEVQDEGSQLAALLSAAKPGEQVIDLCAGAGGKTLVLAAMMQGKGRLIATDHDKRQLAPIYERLSRAGVHNCDVRTPKGPNDTLLDIHASADLVLIDAPCTGTGTWRRNPDAKWRMRPGALEVRLKDQVAVLDRAAALVKPGGRIAYITCSVLPQENNEQIRAFVARHPEFAVVPPEQTVTVLWDKAEEFSKAALQSPEGWLMTPRRTGTDGFFVSVLRKA
- a CDS encoding acriflavin resistance protein encodes the protein MNRTSPVLKGVAEAAEVPGDSVASLLKMADDSPDGALGMLMSGLSGVAAALAVAIVLTVYFRSGYRSGHDILRHSLAATVVLALLAFVAYDMRHAALAYLGINPAKPAVEFEIRLPSAALTAVGDSQVELVTNRNQKLADIQGAPASDSHGRIVLRGSVTLDYRTTDRVVVLNLPGQPQREFRLRLAASPSHSDQFGPWHLADRVASPAGEPAREPNDAFAIRYRVF
- a CDS encoding metallophosphoesterase family protein — translated: MPEFRLTQISDTHLARRHQKLTDSFHRVSEYIDATRPDLVVNSGDLAWDAPTNPDDFAFARELHAALPVACRYLPGNHDVGDNPTEFGPAPAQPATERDRQAFLSCFGEDRWRFEAAGWCFIGLNSLIMNTGLASEAEQLDWLASQLAGANGKPVALFLHKPLYLNSPDDPELAATAIRYVPPSARNRLVEMLGAVDLRLVASGHVHQRRDFTCGHVRHVWAPSTGFVIPDRKQEVIGTKEVGLVEYRFRPDGFEVRHIRAQGQVDVDLDSLLGATAKS